The Gemmatimonas sp. nucleotide sequence GGGCCCGTTCACGGTGTTCGCGCCGACCGACGAGGCCTTCGCGAAGGTCCCGGCCGCGACGCTCGCCGCGCTCGGCAAGGACAAGGCCGCGCTCAAGAACGTGCTGCTGTACCATGTCGTCGCCGGTAAGGTGATGGCCGCCGACGCGCTCAAGCTCGCGGGCAAGGGTGCCAAGACGGTGGAAGGCCAGGAAGCGAAGATCACAGTGATGGGTGGCGTACCGATGATCAACCAGGCGCACATCGTCAAGACGGACATCGTCGCCAAGAACGGCGTGATCCACGTGATCGACGCGGTGATTCTGCCGCCGGCGAAGTAATTCGCTAACT carries:
- a CDS encoding fasciclin domain-containing protein yields the protein MRKLSMLVAGAMLAVAAPSIAQAQDKDIVETAVAAGSFKTLAKLLTDAGLIETLKGPGPFTVFAPTDEAFAKVPAATLAALGKDKAALKNVLLYHVVAGKVMAADALKLAGKGAKTVEGQEAKITVMGGVPMINQAHIVKTDIVAKNGVIHVIDAVILPPAK